CGCAAAACCCTTCTTATCGAGAACAAAACTCAGTACAACAAGAATAATTCCAAAAGCTACCGCGTAAAATTCTTTCATCTGCAGCAGTTGTTTGTAAACACCGGCTTCCTTGTATCTTCCAATCAATTGGTCAGTCCTCTTTCAAGGTTTTTCGATCAAAATATTTCCCTGTTGATTTTCTTGATGATGCCCAGCAGTTGTTTAACTTCTTCTTCTGACAAACATGCACACATCTGCCTTGTCAGATCCAGGTGAAAACGATGGTGTTCTGCAAACGCTTTTTCTCCCTTTTCAGTCAGGCTGATCAGATTGACCCGCCGGTCTTTCTTTGTAGTTGTGCGCCGGGCGTATTTTTTTGATTCCAGACGATCCACGGTAACGGTGGTCGTGCCGGTAGTGACCCCCAGCTTGCCGGCCAGGGATTTCATGTTCATCGTTCCGTACTGTCCCAGCGCCTCGATGGCATGGGCCTCCGAAATGCTCAGATCACTGGAGCGGATGACGGAACTTTCCCAGGAAGAAAAACCATTGAAGAATAACAGAAATTCATCGGTTAGCTTCTCGATATGGTCCACCGCAAAACCCCCTTGAAAGCTGTATTACTTGAAATTGATAATATTTGAATTTCAAAGCATATTCAATATTACAATTTTTTCTCTATTCTTGTCAAACGGAAGTACTTTATTGTTTACTTTGATTCTTCTGTTCAGAAATACGGAAGTTCGTTAAAAAATAAAACTATCTTGCTGGCCGGGATGATCGGGGTAAAATAGATACTCTTCCCGTCAAGACCGGTGGACTCCGGGCGTGGGTGCGAAGAACGGGAAGGCCGCTCGCCGCAATGAGAGCCGGAAAAAGAAGTTGATGGTTGTTCAGGGGGGTGGCAAAAACACGATGTCAGCGGGTTCTCATCAGGTTCAATCCCTCCAGCCCCGTCAAGGCAGAAATCCACGGACACCGTAACGGAACTATCCACCTTCAGGGGACGGCCGGCGGCGTTGCAAGCAACTGATCTTTTTCCATTGATGGATATAATTATGTGGGCCAGGTCAATTCCACCGTTTCCGTTACCGCCGGGGCCAGGCCCCCGTGTTCCCTTATGTTCTCTCAGTAGCAGTGAACTTTTCCGGGCATTTCTTTTCTGACCGATCCGATGATGTTTGTGGAAAGGACGTTCTTTTTCCGGAGATTCTGTACCAAAGCGGGCGCTTTGTTTTCTGGAACAGAAATGAGCAGGCCCCCCGATGTTTGAGGGTCGAACATGATATCCGGCAAAACGGATTCTACACTCGAATCAATCCGGATGTCCCTGGAATAAAATTTTTGATTGGTAAAACTTCCCCCGGGGATCAACCCCATCGTGGCAAAAGTTTTGACCTCGGGCATAATCGGCACCTTTCGGGTATCGATTCCAATCCCCACCTTGCTTGCCCTGGCCATTTCAATGCAGTGTCCCAGCAGTCCGAAACCGGTGATATCCGTACATGCGTTTACACCAACCTCGATCATTGCTTCCGCAGCCCCTTTGTTGAGGGTGGCCATCTGTTCGGTAACAGAACCGGCAGCTTCTTCATTCAACATATTTGCCTTGAGGGCGGTGGCCAGTATTCCGGTTCCAAGAGGTTTTGTAAGTACAAGCAGATCTCCCGGTTTTGCGCCGGCATTGGTCAGGAATTTCCGGGGGTGGACAATCCCCGTCAATGAAAGCCCATATTTCAACTCGGGATCTTCAACACTGTGCCCCCCCACCATGACCGCATTTGACTGATGGACTATTTCCAAACCGCCTTGCAGGATTGAACTCAAAACCGATTTATCCATATCCTTGATCGGGAAACAGACGATGTTCATTGCCGTCAGCGGTCTGCCGCCCATTGCATAAACGTCGCTCAAAGCATTGGTCGCAGCTATCCGGCCAAAATCGAAGGGATCATCAACAATGGGGGTAAAAAAATCCAGGGTCTGGATAAGGGCTATATCATCGGTCAATCTGTATACCCCGGCATCATCGGACCCATCGATACCTACCAGGAGGTTTGGGTCTTTGTTCGGTGTCAGACCACACAGAACATCTGTCAGGTCCCCCGGACCTATTTTGGAAGCTCAGCCGGCAGCCCGGGTATTTTGGGTCAATCGAGGATGCTCGTCCATTGGTTCTAGACCTTTCCTTCGTTTTTCAATATCTTATCAAGGGCATAAGGTATTTTCTTTATAATATCATATACCTGGGTTGCCGGGGTAGGTTTGGCCAGAGAACCGGCCAACCGATTCACCCGGGCAGCATTTATCGATGCAGATTCCAGATCCATTCCTGACTCGATCAGAGCGGAAACTATCCCCGTCAAAGTATCCCCGGTGCCCCCGATCGCCTCCAGCGCCTCTTCCTGCGGGCTGTCGATCACGGCTATCACACCGTCCCTGTTGGCGATGTAGTCGGTAACCCCCTTTACCAGCAGGTAGGAGGCGGCATTGTTGTGCCGGTAAGCCCTTTCGATCAGATGCGGCACCATATTAT
The genomic region above belongs to Bacillota bacterium and contains:
- a CDS encoding MarR family transcriptional regulator, which gives rise to MDHIEKLTDEFLLFFNGFSSWESSVIRSSDLSISEAHAIEALGQYGTMNMKSLAGKLGVTTGTTTVTVDRLESKKYARRTTTKKDRRVNLISLTEKGEKAFAEHHRFHLDLTRQMCACLSEEEVKQLLGIIKKINREIF
- a CDS encoding sugar kinase; translation: DVNLFKQLLSQIDALAPRPTLIADAGFMYVAKMSGDASSFDLFTPDAGELAYLADEKAPHPFYTRGFILHEDNMVPHLIERAYRHNNAASYLLVKGVTDYIANRDGVIAVIDSPQEEALEAIGGTGDTLTGIVSALIESGMDLESASINAARVNRLAGSLAKPTPATQVYDIIKKIPYALDKILKNEGKV
- the selD gene encoding selenide, water dikinase SelD: MDEHPRLTQNTRAAGUASKIGPGDLTDVLCGLTPNKDPNLLVGIDGSDDAGVYRLTDDIALIQTLDFFTPIVDDPFDFGRIAATNALSDVYAMGGRPLTAMNIVCFPIKDMDKSVLSSILQGGLEIVHQSNAVMVGGHSVEDPELKYGLSLTGIVHPRKFLTNAGAKPGDLLVLTKPLGTGILATALKANMLNEEAAGSVTEQMATLNKGAAEAMIEVGVNACTDITGFGLLGHCIEMARASKVGIGIDTRKVPIMPEVKTFATMGLIPGGSFTNQKFYSRDIRIDSSVESVLPDIMFDPQTSGGLLISVPENKAPALVQNLRKKNVLSTNIIGSVRKEMPGKVHCY